Below is a window of Bacteroidota bacterium DNA.
GCGCAGCTATTTATTTCATTTCACACGCTACAGGCTTCTGGATTGGCGTGCTTGGCTTTTTGAAAGCAATTGTTTGGCCGGTTTTTTTAATATATGAGGCGTTTAAGCATTTTGGCATGTGATGAAAAACAGACCCTTCCTGAAAAGTTTCGGGATAACGGTTGATAGTCCTAAACTGGTTCTGTTCAGAATATGTCATGGCCAGGTGCATTTTTGGACAATGGAAAATAATTTAAAGCCCAAAGAGTATATTAAATTCTGATTTGGATATATATTCTTACCACTACAATTGAATATCGTAGCAATAGAAAAGAAAAAAATTTTTCAAGGAAATGCATCTTCAGGTGCTGTTTACGACTTGGGATTAATTCGTTAGACTCACATTTCAAAAACAAAGTGCATTGAAATTTGTAAGTCGAACAACTTAGTGAAGTTATCTCATGAGGCCAAAAGGCCTAATAATCCCGACAAAGCCTGAGGATATATACCCCGCTGCTCTGCTGCGGAATTTGGGTCCAGGGCTTGCCTTGGGATTCAAAACATTTGGCACATTTGCCTTTACAACCAAACGCATAAACCTAGACCAAAGGCAAAGGAAAAGCGCCGAATTTTTCAAGCGCTGAAAAAGTTCGTATTAAAAAAACTAATTTTGTATAGAATAAATGGTTATTAATGAAACCTGAAAATAGTTTGCATTCAACCGAAACTGCTTTGCGTGAGCGAGTCAAAGAACTTGTCTGCCTTTATGGTATTTCTGAATTAGCACATCAGGACAATTTATCCCTGAATGAACTTTTAGAAAATATTTTAAAATTAATTCCACCTGCTTGGCAATATCCTGAATACACAGTTGCAAGAATAATTTTAGACAATAATCATTTTAACTCTGCTGAATTTCAGGATTTACCTTACAGGCAAGCAGAAAAAATAATCATCAACGAACAGCCTAGAGGAATTGTAGAAGTTTTTTATATTAAAGTAATGCCTGATGCGGACGAAGGGCCATTCCTTAAAGAGGAAAGAAAACTGATTCAAGCAATTGCCCGGAAACTTACTTTAATAATTGAACGCAAAGAAGCAGCAGAAAAAATGAAATTGCTGCAAGAGCAAATCCGGCACGCTGACCGGCTTGCAACCATCGGTGAACTTACAGCAGGTATCGCACATGAAATAAATGAACCGCTTGGAAATATTCTTGGTTTTGCCCAATTAGCGAATAAAAATCATAATCTGCCGCAGCAGGTAAAACAGGATTTGGAAAAAATTATAAAAGCATCACTAAATGCCAGGGAGATAATAAAAAAATTAATGTACTTCTCTCATCAGATGCCACAGCTTTTTGAAAAGGTGAATTTAAATCAGATCATCAAAGAAGCAATGTATTTTCTTGAATCGCGATGCTCAAAAGAAAATATAAACGTTTCATATTTTCTTGCAGAACAACTCCCCTTCATTATTGCCGATGCCATTCAGTTAAATCAGATCATTGTCAACCTCGTAGTTAATGCTATTCAGGCGATGCCCAAAGGCGGCAAATTAACTCTTTCAACTTCTAGTGATTCCGAATTTGTTATATTAAGGGTTGAAGATACGGGAGTGGGAATTTCAGAGGATATTAAACAGCACATTTTCCAACCTTTTTTTACCACTAAAAAAATTGATAAAGGAACAGGATTGGGGCTTTCCGTTGTACATGGAATAGTTACCGCCCATCAAGGCGAGATTAAAGTCGAGAGTGAAAATGGGAAAGGAACAAAATTTGAAATTAAATTTCCGGTCACGAACTCTCAAAAATGAAAAAACAGAACAATAAAAAATCCGAAAAAATTCTGGTGGTTGATGATTCCCCTGAAACATTGGAATTAATTAAAAGAAATTTAGATAGCCATGGATATTTTGTTTTTACTTCATCCAATGTTTCGGATGCTATCAGTTTTTTAAATGCAACCCCTGTTGACCTTGTTGTGACTGACTTGCGGATGCCTCAGGCAAACGGCATGCAACTTGTCAAACATGTCCGCGAAAATTATAAAAACACCGAAGTTCTCGTAATAACAGGTTATCCATCTGTTGAAAGTGCGGTAGAATCCATCAAATTGGGTGCTGAAGAGTATTTAATAAAACCATTTACAGATGAAGAGCTATTTAGTGCCATGCAGAAAGCCTTTAACAAACTCTATGCAGCAAAAACAACACAAAAACAAACATTATTTCAGGCTAATATTTACGGTATTATTGGAGAATCAAAAGCAATATGCACAGTTTTTAACGCTATAGAAAAAATCGCTTCTACTAATGTAACTGCCCTGATTACAGGAGAGAGCGGAACAGGTAAAGAATTAGTTGCACGCGCCATTCATTACAGAGGTAATCAGGCAGCAGCCCCTTTTGTTGCCGTTAATTGTGCCGCTATACCCAACGAATTATTGGAGAGTGAATTATTCGGATATATTAAAGGTGCATTTACCGGGGCAAACGAAACAAGAGCCGGCTTTTTTCAAACAGCCAATGGAGGAACAATTTTTCTGGACGAGATTAGCAATACCAGTTTGTCAATGCAGGCAAAACTCCTCCGTGTATTACAAGAGAAAGAATTTTATATGGTAGGCGATACAAAACCCATCAAGGTTAATGTCAGAATTATTGCTGCCACCAATGTTGACTTACTTAATTTTGTGAAAAAAGGAAATTTCAGAGAAGATTTATTTTATCGTCTCAATGTCGTAAATATTCAGATACCACCGTTACGGGAAAGAGAAAATGATGTATTCCTGTTAATCAATTTTTTTGCAAACAAATATGCCAAAGAAATTGGTAAAAAAACAATCCCTTCATTTACTGATAGAGCATTGGAAGCACTTAAAAATTATTACTGGCCCGGTAATGTAAGAGAATTACAGAATTTCATGTATCATCTTATCATTATGACTGATGGCAATAATATTGATATTACCGACTTGCCTCCAGCGATGCGTTTCTTTATTCAGAATACTCCAACTTTTAATAAAACCCTCAAAGAAATGGAAAAGGAATATATTCTTAATGTTTTGACTTCAGTGAAAAACAACAAGACCGAAGCATCAAAAATTTTAGGAATAGACCGCAAAACATTACGCGAAAAAATAAAAGATCTTCCTTTTTCAGCATCTATTGAATAGGGAATTTTTCCCCGGCCGGTTCAAAACTCCTCAATTATTTTTTCTATTTTATTTTTGAAAAAAAGGGTTCCAACCTTTTATATCATTTTTATTCAAAAGGCAATTCATTGATTATCTTTTGGTTTATCCTATTATACTTTCATTTGCTTTAATCATATTGGGGTGAAATATTTTTATTGGCACCAATGTTGAAAAGGGTGGACGGATAATTTTCATTTAAAATGATAAACTCTATAAAAAAATGACAAATATTACAGCAGCAAACGAAAATATCGGCTTGTGCTCAACCTGTAACTATAATGATAATTGTTCTACACGGAAATCATTCAAAGGGGAAATATTACACTGCGAGGAATTTGACGATTATATACCTCAGCAAATTCTTACGGAAGAAAAAGCAAACGAAGAAAAATCACCTGTTCAATACGCACCGCTAAATGGATTGTGTCTGAATTGCGATTTAGTCAGTACCTGCACATTGCCAAAACATGAAAGTGGAGTATGGTTTTGCAATGAATATAAATAATAACAATAATTAAATATTAAGATTATGAACCCCGAAGTTTTAGAAAAAACCATCTGTATCAATTGTAATGAATTTGATAGATGTATTGAAACAAGGCTACAGCCGATATTCTTCTGCGAGGAATATGATAATTATGTGAACGTTCAGAATGACTTTTCATACAATGAAAAAGAAGTTATGAAGAACGATAAAAACGATTATGCTGGTTTATGTCGGAATTGCGACAACCGTAAATCCTGTAATATCAGAAAAACTGATACAACAAAATGGTATTGCGAAGAATACGTATAAAAGAATAATTATGGAGACTATTAATGATGTAAGGTCTGAAATTATTGAAAAAAGTATTTGTAGCACTTGTAACAAATCGGACAAATGCCTTAATATTAGATCCTCACTTAAACCAATTATTTATTGCGAAGAGTTTGACAGCTCATTGACAACCGGAATAAAAAGATTTGTTGAGGAATTGGCTGCAAAACACAATAATCTTCTTATAGCCATTTTAGAAGAAATTCAAAAACATTATAATTATTTACCTGAAAAAATTCTTAGAGAAATTTCAGACCAGTTGAAAATACCGTTGAGGGACATTTATGGAGTCGCTACATTTTATAAAGCTTTCAGTTTAAAGCCGAGAGGAAAACATCTTTTATCCGCCTGTTTGGGAACTGCATGCCATGTCAGAGGAACAAAATCTGTTGTCGTAGAAATTGAAAAACAACTCGGCATTAAATCCGGTGAAACAACAACTGATAATGAATTTACTTTTGAAACTGTTAATTGTTTAGGCGCATGCGCTCTTGGTCCGATTGTCGTAGTTGATGGTAATTATTTTACCAGCGTAAAAAAACAAATGGTAAAACAGGTTATTGATCAAACTTTAAAAGGTCATGATTTAACAGATATTGAAAATGATAAGAGGATTTTTCCATTAAGCGTCAATTGTCCGCAATGCAATCATACCCTTATGGATAATACGCATACTCTTGATGGATATCCGTCTATCAGGGTTACAATTTCTTTTAACGGTTTGCACGGATGGCATCGCCTGTCCTCTTTATATGGCAGCTATATGTATGAGTCGGAACATCAGCGATCTTTAGGCAGTATAGCGAATTATTTTTGCCCCCATTGCCATTCCGAACTATCCGGATCAGTAAAGTGTCCTGAATGCAGTACAAGCATGATACCCATGATAATTAACAGTGGCGGTGTTGTTCAGGTATGCCCGAAGCGCGGCTGTAAAGGTCATATATTGGATATATAATAAATCTGAAATTGAAAAAGTTTAAAAATTATGAAGCAGTTATCTTCTGTTGAGAATTTCGTTGAGTTTCGAAAACTTATAGTAAATGAAGCGAAGGATAATAAACCTTGTTTGGCAATATGTGCAGGAACAGGGGGGCAGGCAAGCGGTTCGAATGATATTATGAGGATAATAAAACGCCACATAATAGAACACAATCTTAATGAAAAAATTTCTCTGAGAATTACAGGATGTCTCGGCTTTTGTGAAATGGACCCGTTTATCATTGTTGAACCGGGATTCAATCTGTACCCGAAGTTGAAAATGGAAGATGTTCCGAAAATCATAAATGCTGCCGTCAAAGGAAAGGTTATAAAAGAAATGCTATATAAGGAACCCGGCGATGATAAACGATATTTCTCACAATCAGAAATACCTTTTTTTAAGAATCAGACAAGGACGGTTTTGGGCAATAATCAAAAGATAGATCCAATCAGAATATACAATTATATTAAAATCGGCGGTTATTCGGCTTTTGAGAAAGTTATTTCTAATCCGGACCCCGAATGGATAATAAATGAAGTTGTTGATTCGGGATTAAGAGGACGAGGCGGAGGTGGTTTTCAGACAGGTCTCAAATGGAAATTTGCGAGCCGGTCAGGTAAGCAGAGAATTCAAAAATTTATTATTTGCAATGCCGACGAAGGAGACCCCGGCGCTTATATGGACCGCAGTATGCTGGAAGGAAACCCGCACTCCATAATTGAAGGGATGGTTATTGCCAGTATCGCTATCGGCGCCACCCGCGGTATAATCTATGTAAGAACTGAATATCCATTGGCTATTAAACATTCGATAATTGCGATAAATCAGGCACGTGGGCTGGGAATTTTAGGAAAAAACATACTAGGTACGGGGAGTGATTTCGATATTGAAATTATCAAAGGAGCAGGCGCTTTCGTATGTGGTGAAGAAACAGCGCTGATTAAATCTATTGAAGGGCAGATGGGACAACCAAAACAACGTCCGCCCTTCCCTGTAAATAAAGGTTTATGGGGATTTCCGACTTGTATAAATAATGTGGAAACATTGGCTAATATACCTGTTGTTATCAATTTGGGAGCAAAGGAATATGCAAAAGTCGGAACCCCGGGCAATACGGGAACAAAAATATTTTCTCTTGTCGGAAAAATAAAAAATACGGGCTTGGTCGAAGTACCGCTTGGAACTACAATTAAAGATGTTGTATATAAAATCGGAGGAGGTTCAAGTGGAAAAGCTAAAATAAAAGCCATTCAGACCGGGGGACCATCAGGTGGTTGTATTCCTGAAAAAATGTTTGATATTCCCATTAATTATGAGAGTCTGACTGAAGCAGGTTCAATTATGGGATCGGGTGGTATGATAGTAATGGACGAAAATACATGCATGGTTGACATTGCCAGGTACTTCACTAATTTTTTACAGGAAGAATCCTGTGGAAAATGCTCCACCTGCCGTGAAGGAACAAAAAGAATGAATGAAATCCTAACCAATATCACTGAAGGAAAAGGGAAAAAAGAAGATATTGACCTTCTGAAGGAATTAGGACCGGTAATAAAAGATGCCTCCATGTGCGGACTCGGACAAACCGCTGCAAACCCTTTGTTGGCAACTTTAAGGTATTTCGAAAATGAATATATTGACCACATAGAAAAGAAAAAATGTACTGCCGGAGTATGTAAGGAAATCATTTCTTCACCCTGTCAATATACTTGTCCATTAAATACCGAAGTATGCGTGTATGTTGCCCTTATTGCAAAGGGAAAATATAAAGAAGCACTTGAAATAATTAAAAAAGACAACCCTCTTCCTTCTGTGCTCGCACGGGTATGTCATCATCCCTGCGAACTGAAATGCAAAGCCGGTGAATACGGAGAGCCAATAGCAATAAAGAATTTAAAGCGATTTGTTACAGATTATGCTTTGCAAAACAATCTTGTAGCTAAAGTAAAAGCGGTTAAAAAGAAAAATGACAACAAAGTGGCAATTATTGGCTCGGGCCCCGCAGGACTGACTTGCGGATTTTATCTGGGACAAAAGGGTTATGAAGTTACCATATTTGAAAAACAAGATGTGATCGGAGGCATGATGATGTTAGGAATTCCAGAATACAGGCTGCCAAAGAAAATTGTACAAGCTGATATTAATTATATTAAAAGTGCAGGAATAGAAATCAAAACAAATTCGGCTTTAGGAAAGGATTTTAATATAAGCGATTTATTCAAGAAAGGCTATAAGGCTGTTTTTATTGCTACCGGTGCAAATGTGTCCTTAAAATTGGATATTGCAGGTGAAGATATCAAAGGAGTGATTCCGGGTATGGAAGCCTTGATAAATCTTAACCTTAATAAGAATATTGAAATCGGGAAACGTGTTGGAATTATCGGAGGAGGGAACTCGGCTGTTGATGCTGCAAGAAGTGCGCTGCGCGCTGAAACATCCGAAAGTATTACGACTGTCGATATGGCAAGAAGCGCACTCCGCACCACTAAACCCGAAAGTGTTACAATTTTTTACAGACGATCAATGTCTGAAATACCTGCATATAAGGAAGAGGTTGAAGGCGCAATGGAAGAAGGAATTGAGTTTGAATTTTTAACTGCTCCTGTACGAATCATCTCCGAAAAGGGCAAATTAAAAGCATGTGAGTTTGTCAGGATGGAGTTGGGCGAAGTAGATGAGTCGGGCAGAAGAGTACCAGTTCCTGTTAAAGGTTCGGAATTTATTGTCGAACTTGATACATTGATTGTATCAATCAGCGAAAAACCCGATGTTACTTTTCTTCAGAAAGAAGAATTGGAAATAACGAAATGGAGCACCCTGTCAATAAATAATGAAACGTTGGAAACAAATATTGAAGGGGTTTTTGCAGGAGGCGATATCGTTACCGGGCCCAATTCGGTAGTGGCAGCAGTTTCCGCCGGAAAAATCGCTGCCGAATCGATTGATCAGTATGTCCAGGGAAAAGAGGTAAAACGTGAATATAAAATTACAAGACCTTCCATGTATGTTGAACCTATGCTGTTATCCGATACAGAATTAGAGAAATTATTATCTGCAAAACGTGTTGAAATGCCATTACTGTCTCCTGAAAAGCGAAAATATAATTTAATTGAAGTCGAGCAAGGTTATACCGAAGAGCAAGCAAAAATGGAAGCAATGAGATGCTTGAGGTGTGAACTCGAAACACAAGACGGACAGAAGTTTCTGGAAAAAATAAAAGAAATAGCACAATCATAAAACAACGGATATGAAAATTACTATTGACGGGATAAATTTTGATGCACCTAAGGGCTGGACTATTCTTGAATCAGCAAAATTTCTTGGACTGGAAATTCCGACATTATGTTATAATGAAGGTCTTTCACCGTGGGGGGGATGTCGTTTATGCATTGTTGAATTATTTACAGGCAAAACATCAAAACTGGTTTCTTCTTGCACTTACCCGGTCGAAGAAGACTTGATTATTAAAACCTCTACAAAGAGAGTTTTAAATGCAAGAAAAATGGTACTTGAGCTGCTTATCGCCCAATGTCCTACTTCAAAAGTGCTTCAGGATTTGGCAGCAAGAATAGGTTTACAGCAAGTCAGGTTTACGCCCAGATGGGAAAAGTGCATTTATTGCGGATTATGTGTCAGGATGTGCCAGGAACAAATGGTGGCGGGCGCAATTGGATTTGTTAATAGAGGCAATAAACTGAAGATCAATACGCCGTTTGATAAAACTTCCGAAGAATGCCGCAGATGTGGAGGATGCATGTATATATGCCCTGTATGTATGTCAAGATGTGAAGGCATAAATCCTGAAACAGTCCTTTGTGGAAGATGTGAAAACTCGCTTCAGCCGACCTGTACTGAACTAAACGATAATTTCAATTGCTGGATGGGCCTTAAAGGTGATTGCGGTACTTGTGTTTCTGAAAAATCTAAAATAAAGTAATCAAATAAATAAAAAACTAAATAGGAGGTTATAAAATGAGTTTGTCAAAAATTAATGCAACAGCAGCTACACTAACAAAAAATAGGACAGAAGGTTCTGTAGTTCCCACAAGTGGTATGTGTGTAACATGCATAGATGGCTGCATCGGTATGTGTGAAATAGGAAAATCTGCTTACCGTGGGCATGAAGTTATTTATCCGCAACCTTTTGGAGTTATTACAACGGCAGCCGAAAAATCATTCCCTGTTGATTATTCGCATTTTAATATCATGGGCGGCGTTGTTGGCGCTCATGGTATTGAAGCTGATAGTGACAAAGCAATTTTCCCGGCGGTTAATCTTGAAGTCACTTTCGGCCATGATAAAGGGATTAAATTTAAAATGCCTTTTATGATACCCGGAATTGGTTCAACGGATATCGCTAAAAATAACTGGGAGGGCTTGGCTATTGGCTCTGCATTGGCTGGTACAGGACTCACTATCGGTGAAAATGTTGCAGGTATGGACAATGAAGCGGTTTATAAGAACGGCAAAGTAGTTGATACAGTCGACTTAAAGCGCAGGGTAAAACTTTATTTAGACCACAGGCAGGATGGTTACGGCGCTATTATAGTGCAGGCAAATGTAGAGGATGCCCGGCTCGGTAATCAGGAGTATGCAATTCGGGAACTCGGTGTAGAGTGCGTTGAATTAAAGTGGGGGCAGGGCGCCAAGAATATCGGGGGTGAAGTGAAAATAAAAAACCTGAAGAAAGCCCAGATGTTGCTGGAACGCGGGTATATTGTTTTACCTGATCCGACGGATCCCACAGTCATCAAAGCATTTGAAAATGGTGCCTTCAGTGAATTTGAAAGACATTCGCGCGTGGGAATGGTGACCGAAGAATCATTCGCAAAAAGGATTGAAGAATTACGCAAAGCCGGGGCAAAATACATTTTCTTAAAAACAGGTGCTTACCGCCCTGCTGCTCTGGCAACAGCATTGAAATTTGCTTCAAAATATAAATTGGATTTATTGACAGTAGACGGCGCCGGCGGCGGAACAGGTATGAGCCCGTGGAGAATGATGAATGAATGGGGGGTGCCTCCGGTTGAATTACATTCATTATTATATCAATACGTGAAACAATTACACGAAAAAGGTGAATACATTCCGGCTATCGCTGTTGCCGGTGGTTTTACTTTCGAAGACCAGATATTCAAAGGACTCGCTATGGGTGCTCCTTTTGTAAAACTTGTCGGTATGGCGCGCGCTCCCATTGCCGCTGCAATGGTTGGAAAAACAATAGGCAATGCCATTAGAAACCATCAAATTCCCGTTTATGTAGAACGCTTCGGAACTACTATTGATGAAGTTTTTGTAACTGCAACCGAACTCAGGCATAAATTAGGAAACGAAGAATTTGAAAAACTTCCCGCAGGAGCAATTGGATTATATACTTATTACGAACGCCTTGCACAGGGCTTGCGTCAGTTAATGGCCGGTACCAGAAAATTTGCGTTGGAATATGTTTCAAGGAATGATCTTGCTGCTATTACCCATGAAGCCAGCAATATCACTGGAATCCCATATATTATGGATTGTGATAAGGAAGAAGCGGAAAAAATCCTTGCTGGTAAATAACTCGTGTTACTTAAAATATAACAGAAGATAGAAGTCAGTGTTATAACAAAAGCATAAAGCAATACTGACTTCTTTTTGAATTATGAATTCTGACTCTTAAATTCTTTAGAACATAATATTTTCCAGTGAAAATAATCTCTGTAACCTTTTTCGGATGAAAGAACATAAAGAATATTCAGAAGATGGGGTTTTACTGAAAGAAGGACGGTACAACCTGAAGAGCCTGAAAACAGGTTTATGGAAAGAATATTATGAAAACGGTAAAATTGCTGCGGAAGAATCATTTCTGGATGGAAAACTTCATGGGTATTTCAGGTCGTACCATGAAAACGGTAATATCTGGTGCATTGGAAATTACAATCAAAACAATAAAGAAGGAAAATTTGAAATATACGACCAACAAGGGAAATTAATATTTATTCAGCATTATAACCACGGCAAATTAGTCAAGAAGGCCATACGCAATACATAATTTTAGAATATTTATTTGTGAGTTTCCCACTGAAAGGAATTTACAGGAACATCAAATGAAATAACTTTAGTAAAAATGGTTCCATAAGATGAGTTTTCAAGGTTTTGTAAAACAGACCATTAGAAAGAGTTATATAGTAGACTCAATTTTCGAAAGCCGAAGGTGCATCAAAAATTGTAAGTCGAACAACTTAGCAAAGCGATCTCATGAGGCCGACAGACCGAATAATCCCGACAGTCGAAAGGTATAATACACCGCCCTTTGGGGCGGAAAAAGGGGCCGGGGCACCGCTTGAGCGGTATTTCGTAAAACTCAACTTACACCGGGATTCATACCTGTGATTAAAAATTTAGTCGGACACTATTGCTATTATATGTAAAAACGCTGTAACTTTACATGGATGGAGTATCGTTTAGCTCGGAAAGTTACCAGAACATCCAACGCACTTTTAATGATCATTGACTCAATAACAACAGCAATTAATATAACACACCACTCAGTCTCTCCTGTCCACACCCCTAATAGTGTGCAAACAGGACTTTATGAGTTGGTGCTATAAGATAGTTAGCAGCCATGCTTGGCGACAGTGCTAACATCAAACAACAGGAACAAAAGGAACTGACAAAATGAAAATTTATGCAGAAGACACAACATCTAATTTAATTAGCAGTAAGCATGCGGAAATAAAAGACCGCATTGATAATGAAAGCGAAAGCTACATCCTAAATGTTGGTGAGACACAATATATTGAACATTTGAGAAGTCAATTTCACATTGACTTTCCAGAAATTCATACCGACAAGGTTTATGTGGACACATACGAAAAAGAAATTCCCGGGAACCGCTTTCCAGTGGAATTTATGATAATGGATAAGAGCAAATACTTCAAGAAAGACATTATCGTTTATCATATTCCATACACAGGCAATATTGATCTACTTCGTTTCAGACCGAACACTTTCACCTCTGTTATAGGAATTGAAATTCCTATTGACAGCAGAACACAAACAATAAAATTAGAGTTCATCAACTTTTACAACGATGCAGAGAAAATTAAAAGAGCTTATAATGAGAGATTGGGATATTTATTCAGTTGCTTTAATTTCTTAAAACAAGAAATTGAAGCATACAATAGTGGATTAGAGAGTTTCATACGTTCAACTCTATTAGGAAGACGACAACAACTTCTAAAGAAGAATGATTTCCTTTCATCGTTAGGGGTTCCTTTGAAAAAGAATCCTTCAACATCAGAAACATTTGCAATTCCAAAACCCGTCTTGCGGGAAAAAATTTCTATCAAACCAGTAGTAACTGAAAAAGGATTTAAACCTGAACCTACACTTGACAATGACAACTACATTAATATTTTGAAAATCATCAATGATGTAGGGAAAAACTTTGAACGGTTACCTTCTGTTTATGCAAAGAAAGGAGAAGAAGATTTGCGTGACCATATCTTATTAACATTAGATCCGAATTTTGAGTTTGGTAGTGCAAGTGGAGAGACATTCAACAAAACAGGAAAAACAGACATTCTTCTTCGCTATGACAGCTCAGTTGTATTTGTTGCAGAGTGCAAATTCTGGAGTGGAGAAAAAAAGTTTTTGGAAACCATTGATCAGCTTTTAGGTTATTTGACATGGAGAGATTCCAAAACATCAGTTGTAGTTTTTGTTCAGAATAAGGATATGACAGCAGTAGTAGAGACAGCAAAAGAGGCGACAAAAAAGCATGGCAGTTTTATTCGTGAACTTGCGGCAAGCGACACAAGTTGGTTTAATTACATTTTTTCTCTTCCAACAGACAAGA
It encodes the following:
- a CDS encoding FMN-binding glutamate synthase family protein, producing the protein MSLSKINATAATLTKNRTEGSVVPTSGMCVTCIDGCIGMCEIGKSAYRGHEVIYPQPFGVITTAAEKSFPVDYSHFNIMGGVVGAHGIEADSDKAIFPAVNLEVTFGHDKGIKFKMPFMIPGIGSTDIAKNNWEGLAIGSALAGTGLTIGENVAGMDNEAVYKNGKVVDTVDLKRRVKLYLDHRQDGYGAIIVQANVEDARLGNQEYAIRELGVECVELKWGQGAKNIGGEVKIKNLKKAQMLLERGYIVLPDPTDPTVIKAFENGAFSEFERHSRVGMVTEESFAKRIEELRKAGAKYIFLKTGAYRPAALATALKFASKYKLDLLTVDGAGGGTGMSPWRMMNEWGVPPVELHSLLYQYVKQLHEKGEYIPAIAVAGGFTFEDQIFKGLAMGAPFVKLVGMARAPIAAAMVGKTIGNAIRNHQIPVYVERFGTTIDEVFVTATELRHKLGNEEFEKLPAGAIGLYTYYERLAQGLRQLMAGTRKFALEYVSRNDLAAITHEASNITGIPYIMDCDKEEAEKILAGK